The Oncorhynchus nerka isolate Pitt River linkage group LG11, Oner_Uvic_2.0, whole genome shotgun sequence genome includes the window GTTTTAAAATCTATTACATTTGAGAAATAGTCGGGGTTTAGCCATCAGCgtgactgtggtaactagtgacgaccaacTAGTAGCATTCAGTCGCGCagctacattattattatttttaacctttactaaactaggcaagtcagttcacaaattcgtatttacaatgacgcctacaccggccaaacccggacgacgctgggctaactgagcgcagccctatagggctcccaatcacggccggtagtgacgcctctagcacggagacgcagtgccttagactgctgcgccactcgggagccacatTTACCCCACCATAACATGAACAGCAGACGTACGCCCTCATAGCACAATCTGGGAAACAGTTTCTTAGCTgacaggtgagacagagagagaacaaaatgTTATgattaatttgtaagtcgctctggataagagcgtctgctaaatgacttaaatgttaaatgttaaatgattGTGAAAATATACATGTTAAATTTACCAAGCAGTGTTTATTCATTATTAGAATATTCTCCATCATGCAGTGTGCAGTCAAACTGATCACTGaaagtttccagcagtagtgggATGGATTCTTCAATAGAGACATCTCTTCCCAGTTCTTGACTAAGGGATGTGACACCTTTCCCTACAATCCCACAAGGCACAATGTTTTCAAACCAGCCCATATCTGTGTTGCAGTTCAGTGCCAAGCCATGAGATGTTATGTATCTCCCACAATGGATTCCTGAAAGAGGAAACATTTTTACTATAATATCAATAATGACATATTGTAGCTTTGTTGTTGTAAACATTGCAAAAATTGGGTCATCTTTAATTTAGAAGGTTAACCTACCTATGGCACATATCTTGTTGGATCCAACCCAGACCCCAGTGTTTGGGGAGGTGGATGCTTTTATCCCATACTTTCTGCAAAGGTTGATGACAGTCCCCTCCAGCTCACACACGTACCATCGCACGCTTTTCTTGAAGCAGCCCAAGTTGAGTATTGGGTAGCACACCAACTGCCCTGGACCATGGAAAGTTATGAGTCCGCCACGGTTGCTACGAAAGAATTCAGCACCAAGGAGTTTGAGTCTTTGCTCCTCTTCGAATGGGTATGGTGCCTGTCTGATTCCTATGGTGTAGACTGGCGGGTGTTCACATAGTAGCAGAGCATTGTGCAATTTGTCTTTAGAATCCAGATGTCTCCTAACATAGAGTTGCTGAACCTGTAATGCACGCCCATAGGAAATACGACCCAACTGGATCACTTCAACTGCTGCTTTTGAAGGGTACATTTTGGATGATAATTGAGTGTAAACTCCTTATTCGAGGTTTTCAGAAGACAGACA containing:
- the lipt2 gene encoding octanoyl-[acyl-carrier-protein]:protein N-octanoyltransferase LIPT2, mitochondrial, yielding MYPSKAAVEVIQLGRISYGRALQVQQLYVRRHLDSKDKLHNALLLCEHPPVYTIGIRQAPYPFEEEQRLKLLGAEFFRSNRGGLITFHGPGQLVCYPILNLGCFKKSVRWYVCELEGTVINLCRKYGIKASTSPNTGVWVGSNKICAIGIHCGRYITSHGLALNCNTDMGWFENIVPCGIVGKGVTSLSQELGRDVSIEESIPLLLETFSDQFDCTLHDGEYSNNE